One genomic region from Arthrobacter sp. FB24 encodes:
- a CDS encoding RNA-binding S4 domain-containing protein, whose protein sequence is MSSLPSAPATVRIDAWLWAIRAYKTRSAATAACRAGHVRLNGNPAKASQSLVPGDTVRVRQPGYERILEVRRLIAKRVGAEAAAHCFTDHTPPRPVAPALGLPQRDRGTGRPTKKDRREMERLRGPA, encoded by the coding sequence ATGAGCAGCCTTCCGTCAGCCCCCGCCACAGTCCGCATTGATGCCTGGCTGTGGGCCATTCGCGCCTACAAGACCCGTTCTGCAGCCACTGCCGCCTGCCGGGCCGGGCACGTCCGGCTCAACGGAAACCCTGCCAAGGCCTCGCAGTCGCTGGTTCCGGGCGACACCGTCCGGGTCCGCCAGCCGGGTTACGAACGGATTCTTGAGGTCCGGCGGCTGATCGCCAAGCGCGTGGGCGCCGAGGCGGCCGCACACTGCTTCACCGACCACACGCCGCCCAGGCCGGTGGCGCCCGCACTCGGTCTTCCGCAACGCGACCGCGGAACCGGGCGGCCTACCAAGAAGGACCGCCGGGAAATGGAACGCCTGCGCGGGCCGGCCTAG
- a CDS encoding MOSC domain-containing protein — protein sequence MTASYRYNVEVLHLLVSPAHAYFGRAREGAADVPTTDADQVEMVAGKGIVGDRFFGKAAHMDAAVTLFAVEALEAMAAELGAAPFDPLLTRRNVVLRGAHLAPLLGGEFALESRGDVVRLKAGRPANPCAWMDQMLAPGAHKAMRGRGGVRCQVVSGGILHRGPAVLVSPVPLAPESAGTPTLLRASRLP from the coding sequence ATGACGGCAAGCTACAGGTACAACGTTGAGGTCCTGCATCTTCTGGTGTCGCCGGCCCATGCCTACTTTGGCCGCGCACGGGAGGGGGCCGCGGACGTGCCCACCACCGACGCAGACCAGGTGGAGATGGTGGCCGGCAAAGGCATCGTGGGCGACAGGTTCTTCGGTAAGGCCGCCCACATGGATGCTGCCGTCACCCTTTTCGCCGTCGAGGCACTCGAGGCCATGGCCGCGGAGCTGGGGGCCGCACCGTTTGACCCGCTGCTGACGCGGCGCAACGTAGTCCTCAGGGGTGCCCACCTGGCTCCGCTGCTGGGCGGGGAGTTTGCGCTGGAATCGCGCGGGGATGTGGTTCGGCTCAAGGCCGGGCGGCCCGCCAACCCCTGCGCCTGGATGGACCAGATGCTCGCGCCCGGCGCGCACAAGGCCATGCGCGGGCGGGGCGGCGTGCGCTGCCAGGTGGTTTCAGGCGGCATCCTGCACCGCGGCCCGGCAGTGCTCGTCAGCCCCGTGCCCCTCGCCCCCGAAAGTGCCGGCACACCCACGCTGCTGCGGGCGTCCCGGCTGCCGTAG
- a CDS encoding MFS transporter — MATPSVMAPGDPKPVIGRKSMYKAFAASLTGTALEFYDFAVYSAAAAIVFPLIFFPASDPVTGTLLAFSTYAVGYISRPVGGIIFGRLGDEIGRKKILVITLMLIGVATFLIGLLPTYDNIGVIAPAILVFLRFAQGVGVGGEWGGAVLLSSEFGDPRRRGFWASAAQIGPPAGNLMANGALAVLTLTLSEQAFLDYGWRIAFLISALLVAFGLWIRLKLEDTPIFKAMEARGDKPKAPIREVLTTQRRPLIAAMLSRIGPDVTYALCTVFTLTYGIQELGFDRGQVLVAVLVGSAVQLFTMPLAGAISDRINRRLVYAIAAVAAAVWAYLFFIVLEGRSPVMLIVGTVLGLLCHSFMYGPQAAFVVEQFSPRLRSTGSSLAYTFAGIIGGAIAPFMFTLLLSTFHSWVPVAMYLSVACLLTLVGLALGRDSNVAEDEEYLQSPVELTEAVAR; from the coding sequence ATGGCCACTCCATCAGTTATGGCCCCCGGTGACCCGAAGCCCGTTATAGGGCGCAAGAGCATGTACAAGGCATTTGCGGCCAGCCTGACCGGAACCGCCCTGGAGTTCTACGACTTCGCCGTCTACTCCGCCGCCGCCGCGATCGTTTTCCCGCTGATCTTCTTCCCGGCCTCGGACCCGGTCACGGGCACCCTGCTGGCCTTCTCCACCTACGCCGTGGGCTACATTTCCCGGCCCGTCGGCGGCATCATCTTCGGACGGCTGGGGGATGAGATCGGCCGCAAGAAGATCCTGGTCATCACGCTGATGCTCATCGGCGTCGCCACGTTCCTCATCGGCCTGCTACCCACGTACGACAACATCGGCGTCATCGCCCCCGCCATCCTGGTCTTCCTCCGCTTCGCCCAGGGCGTGGGCGTCGGCGGCGAATGGGGCGGGGCAGTGCTGCTCTCCAGCGAGTTCGGTGACCCCCGCCGCCGCGGATTCTGGGCATCCGCGGCGCAGATCGGACCGCCTGCCGGCAACCTGATGGCCAACGGCGCGCTCGCAGTCCTGACCCTGACCCTGTCGGAGCAAGCCTTCCTCGACTACGGCTGGAGGATCGCGTTCCTCATCTCCGCGCTGCTGGTGGCCTTCGGCCTCTGGATCCGGCTCAAGCTTGAGGACACCCCCATCTTCAAGGCCATGGAAGCCAGGGGAGACAAGCCCAAGGCCCCGATCCGGGAAGTCCTGACCACCCAGCGCCGGCCCCTCATTGCCGCCATGCTCAGCCGGATCGGCCCGGACGTCACCTACGCATTGTGCACCGTCTTCACCCTCACCTACGGCATCCAGGAGCTCGGCTTCGACCGCGGCCAGGTGCTGGTGGCTGTGCTCGTCGGTTCAGCCGTCCAGCTGTTCACCATGCCGCTTGCCGGCGCCATCTCGGACCGCATCAACCGCCGGCTGGTCTACGCCATCGCAGCAGTGGCCGCCGCCGTGTGGGCGTACTTGTTCTTCATCGTCCTGGAGGGACGGTCCCCGGTCATGCTGATCGTGGGAACGGTCCTGGGCCTGCTGTGCCACTCCTTCATGTACGGGCCTCAGGCAGCCTTCGTAGTTGAACAGTTCTCGCCGCGGCTCCGCTCCACCGGCAGTTCACTGGCCTACACCTTCGCAGGCATCATCGGCGGTGCCATTGCACCGTTCATGTTCACCCTGCTGCTGAGCACCTTCCATAGCTGGGTCCCGGTTGCCATGTACCTTAGCGTCGCCTGCCTGCTGACCCTGGTGGGGCTGGCACTGGGGCGTGACTCCAACGTTGCCGAGGACGAGGAATACCTGCAGTCCCCGGTGGAACTCACTGAGGCCGTGGCCCGATGA
- a CDS encoding alkaline phosphatase D family protein, with protein MNNFTRRQVLRSAVVVAAAGAAATALTGTAGTPARAAGAGAFGHGVASGDPLPDSVLLWTRVTPSPDALPGSGLGPDVSVGWEVAADAGFKKIVARGTAATGAARDHTVKVIAGRLAPGTSYWYRFTLGRSVSPVGRSRTAPAAGAPVDRLKFGVVSCANWQAGHFSSYRHLAGRGDLDAVLHLGDYLYEYGPGEYQARDVVVRPHEPAHEMTQLAHYRRRHAQYKTDTDLQALHAAAPFIVTWDDHESANDAWKGGAENHTEGTEGAWSARFSAAHQAYAEWMPVRYEPGGQIYRRFDFGSLASLSMLDLRTYRDQQAASGTDAAVSDPARTITGTAQMDWLLGNLKSTGPQWKLVGNPVMIAPVRVPSTLSTAELAGVQKLMGGTSISGVPYNVDQWDGYEADRNRVVRHLRDNAVKDTVFLTGDIHSGWACDIPADPASYPATGDSVAAELVCTSVTSDNLDDILNVPPRTGSVAVENAIKAANPHVKYLDFDSHGYSVLDVTAAGVRMDWYVLADRTSASSGSTLSTSFNVQANTSKVTPAQGGLQ; from the coding sequence ATGAACAACTTTACTCGTCGTCAAGTACTGCGTTCTGCCGTGGTGGTGGCCGCAGCAGGAGCCGCCGCCACCGCGTTGACCGGCACCGCTGGCACCCCTGCCCGCGCAGCCGGCGCGGGAGCCTTCGGTCACGGTGTTGCCTCCGGTGACCCGCTGCCTGACAGCGTGCTGCTCTGGACCCGGGTCACACCGTCGCCCGATGCGCTACCCGGAAGCGGGTTGGGCCCGGACGTGTCCGTGGGCTGGGAGGTCGCGGCCGACGCCGGCTTCAAGAAGATCGTGGCCCGGGGTACTGCCGCCACCGGCGCGGCCCGGGACCACACCGTCAAGGTCATCGCAGGCCGGCTCGCGCCCGGCACGAGCTACTGGTACCGATTCACTCTTGGCCGGTCGGTGTCTCCGGTTGGCCGTTCACGAACAGCGCCAGCGGCCGGCGCTCCGGTGGACCGGCTGAAGTTCGGCGTCGTGTCCTGCGCCAACTGGCAGGCGGGCCATTTCTCCTCCTACCGCCACCTTGCCGGCCGAGGAGATCTCGACGCCGTGCTCCACCTCGGCGACTACCTCTACGAATACGGCCCGGGCGAATACCAGGCGCGCGACGTGGTGGTCCGCCCCCACGAGCCCGCCCACGAGATGACCCAACTGGCCCACTACCGCCGCCGCCACGCGCAGTACAAGACCGACACCGACCTGCAGGCCCTGCACGCTGCCGCACCCTTTATCGTCACCTGGGATGACCACGAATCGGCCAACGATGCCTGGAAGGGCGGCGCCGAGAACCACACGGAAGGCACCGAAGGGGCCTGGAGCGCGCGGTTTTCCGCCGCGCACCAGGCATACGCCGAATGGATGCCCGTGCGCTACGAACCGGGCGGACAGATTTACCGGCGGTTCGACTTCGGTTCGCTGGCCAGCCTGTCCATGCTGGACCTGCGTACCTACCGGGACCAGCAGGCCGCCAGCGGCACCGACGCTGCAGTCAGCGACCCCGCCCGCACCATCACCGGCACCGCCCAGATGGACTGGCTGCTGGGCAACCTGAAGTCCACCGGCCCGCAGTGGAAGCTCGTAGGCAACCCGGTCATGATCGCACCCGTCCGGGTTCCTTCTACCCTGAGCACGGCCGAATTGGCCGGTGTGCAAAAGCTGATGGGCGGGACGAGCATCAGCGGCGTGCCCTACAACGTGGACCAGTGGGACGGCTATGAGGCGGACCGCAACCGCGTGGTCCGCCACCTGCGGGATAACGCCGTCAAGGACACTGTGTTCCTCACCGGCGACATCCACTCCGGCTGGGCCTGCGACATCCCTGCGGATCCGGCCAGCTACCCGGCCACCGGCGATTCCGTGGCCGCGGAACTGGTCTGCACGTCCGTCACGAGCGACAACCTCGATGACATCCTCAACGTCCCGCCGCGGACCGGATCCGTCGCCGTCGAGAACGCCATCAAGGCGGCCAACCCGCACGTGAAATACCTTGATTTCGACTCGCACGGCTACTCCGTCCTGGACGTGACGGCCGCCGGAGTCCGGATGGACTGGTACGTCCTTGCCGACCGCACCTCCGCCAGCTCAGGATCCACGCTGTCCACATCGTTCAACGTTCAAGCCAACACCAGCAAAGTCACGCCGGCCCAGGGAGGACTCCAGTGA
- a CDS encoding DUF4193 domain-containing protein, whose amino-acid sequence MATDYDAPRVTTEDEANDAADVLKPERSATQTSQIDVDESDLADSFELPGADLSHEELLVQIIPVQKDEFTCMSCFLVHHRSQLAREKDGMKYCKDCEG is encoded by the coding sequence ATGGCAACCGACTATGACGCGCCCCGGGTGACCACAGAGGACGAGGCAAATGACGCGGCCGACGTTCTCAAACCCGAGCGCTCGGCCACGCAAACGTCCCAGATCGACGTGGACGAGTCCGATCTGGCCGACTCCTTCGAGCTCCCGGGAGCCGACCTGTCGCATGAGGAACTCCTGGTTCAGATCATCCCCGTCCAGAAGGACGAGTTCACCTGCATGTCGTGCTTCCTGGTCCACCACCGCAGCCAGCTGGCCCGCGAGAAGGACGGCATGAAGTACTGCAAGGATTGCGAAGGCTAG
- a CDS encoding long-chain-fatty-acid--CoA ligase, producing MKKNSNAQQPGHLWSDRPWTSSYGPGVPADLVLPQGSLVDLMDSSIRRYGSKTALEFFGARTSYRELGALISKAAAGLKKLGVKAGDRVALVMPNCPQHIVAFHAVLRLGAVVVEHNPLYTDRELRHQFEDHGAAVAVVWDKAVERVRQLPADVGLRSIVSVELIPAMPLVQRLALRLPVPAARKARGALTVGKDQPKGRAAPAARPVLPWRKLLESGELKKKHPRPAPQDLAVLQYTSGTTGLPKGAMLSHANLQANAAQGRAWVPGLKEGRETVYAVLPMFHAYGLTLCMTFALSIGAKLVLFPKFDVDLVLRALKRSPATFLPAVPPIYDRIAAAAAERGIGLESIRYSISGAMNLPTSTVETWEKATGGYLIEGYGLTETSPIAIGNPFGPSRKPGTVGVPFPLTDIRVVDPRNVARDRAPGEEGELLIRGPQVFSGYWNRPEETKEALLDGGWFRTGDIVSVDDDYFVTIRDRIKELIITGGFNVSPSEVEDVLATFPGVSEVSVVGLQRPSGGEDVVAAVVPIPGTTIDPDALLAFARKHLTAYKVPRRVVVLDSLPRSLIGKVLRREIRDTLVAGR from the coding sequence GTGAAGAAGAACAGCAATGCCCAGCAGCCCGGGCACCTCTGGAGCGACCGCCCGTGGACCAGTTCCTACGGGCCGGGCGTGCCGGCCGACCTGGTGCTGCCCCAGGGCTCACTGGTGGACCTCATGGACAGCTCCATACGTCGCTACGGGTCGAAGACCGCCCTTGAGTTCTTCGGCGCCCGCACCAGCTACCGTGAGCTCGGCGCACTGATCAGCAAGGCGGCCGCCGGTCTGAAGAAACTGGGTGTCAAGGCCGGCGACAGGGTTGCCCTGGTCATGCCGAACTGCCCGCAGCACATCGTCGCATTCCATGCCGTGCTGCGTCTCGGCGCGGTGGTGGTCGAACACAATCCGCTTTACACGGACCGGGAACTGCGCCACCAGTTCGAGGACCACGGAGCCGCTGTCGCAGTTGTCTGGGACAAGGCGGTGGAGCGGGTCCGGCAGTTGCCGGCCGACGTCGGGCTCCGGAGTATCGTCTCGGTGGAGCTCATCCCGGCCATGCCCCTGGTGCAACGGCTGGCGCTGCGGCTTCCGGTTCCCGCGGCCCGCAAGGCACGCGGGGCCCTCACCGTGGGAAAGGACCAGCCGAAGGGCCGGGCCGCTCCGGCTGCGCGGCCGGTTCTGCCCTGGCGGAAGCTCCTCGAATCCGGAGAGCTCAAGAAGAAGCATCCGCGCCCCGCGCCCCAGGACCTCGCCGTCCTCCAGTACACGTCCGGCACCACCGGCTTGCCTAAGGGCGCCATGCTCAGCCACGCCAACCTGCAGGCAAATGCGGCGCAGGGCCGCGCCTGGGTGCCGGGGCTCAAGGAGGGTCGGGAAACCGTCTACGCAGTGCTGCCAATGTTCCACGCTTACGGTCTGACGCTCTGCATGACCTTCGCCTTGAGCATCGGCGCGAAGCTGGTCCTGTTCCCAAAGTTTGATGTGGACCTCGTGTTAAGGGCGCTCAAGAGGTCCCCGGCGACCTTCCTGCCGGCCGTGCCGCCCATTTATGACCGGATCGCGGCCGCGGCGGCTGAACGCGGCATCGGGCTGGAAAGCATCCGATACTCCATTTCCGGTGCCATGAACCTTCCGACGTCGACGGTGGAGACCTGGGAGAAGGCGACAGGCGGCTACCTGATCGAGGGCTACGGGCTGACCGAGACGTCCCCGATAGCGATCGGCAACCCTTTCGGCCCCAGCCGCAAGCCGGGCACCGTCGGGGTGCCGTTCCCGCTGACCGACATCCGGGTGGTGGATCCCAGGAATGTTGCGCGGGACCGCGCCCCAGGCGAGGAGGGGGAACTCCTGATCCGTGGTCCGCAGGTGTTCTCCGGCTACTGGAACCGCCCGGAGGAGACCAAAGAGGCACTCCTCGACGGCGGCTGGTTCCGCACCGGCGACATCGTCTCCGTGGACGACGACTACTTCGTCACGATCCGGGACCGGATCAAGGAGCTGATCATCACGGGCGGGTTCAACGTCTCACCCAGCGAGGTGGAGGACGTCCTTGCCACGTTCCCCGGTGTTTCGGAAGTCTCCGTGGTCGGGTTGCAACGCCCGAGTGGCGGCGAGGACGTGGTCGCCGCAGTAGTGCCCATCCCGGGCACCACCATTGATCCGGACGCGCTCCTGGCCTTTGCCCGGAAGCACCTGACCGCATACAAGGTGCCGCGCCGGGTGGTGGTGCTTGATTCCCTCCCGCGCTCGCTCATAGGCAAGGTCCTCCGTCGTGAGATCCGGGACACCCTCGTGGCCGGGCGGTGA
- a CDS encoding helix-turn-helix domain-containing protein encodes MGASTGLERLHHLFELFAVLAYAPAEERRYLADEWFRPQLDGQAAAVVDIILEYVFTNHAGNVKMSEAAALVGMPEPTFSKYFKRATGQNFSALVRKLRLAHARRLLERSDKAISEICYEVGFSNLSNFNRHFLNDAGETPRNYRQRVQS; translated from the coding sequence ATGGGCGCCTCCACCGGGCTGGAACGGCTTCATCATCTGTTTGAACTGTTCGCGGTACTTGCCTATGCACCCGCTGAAGAACGCCGGTATCTCGCCGATGAGTGGTTCCGGCCGCAGCTGGACGGCCAGGCCGCGGCCGTGGTGGACATCATCCTGGAGTACGTATTCACCAACCATGCCGGAAACGTCAAGATGTCCGAGGCCGCGGCCCTGGTGGGAATGCCGGAGCCTACCTTCTCGAAGTATTTCAAGCGCGCCACCGGCCAGAACTTCAGCGCCCTGGTCCGCAAGCTCCGGCTGGCGCACGCGCGGCGGCTGCTGGAGCGCAGCGACAAAGCGATTTCCGAGATCTGCTACGAAGTCGGCTTCTCCAACCTGTCCAACTTCAACCGGCATTTCCTTAACGACGCCGGCGAAACCCCCCGGAACTACCGGCAACGGGTACAAAGCTGA
- a CDS encoding alkaline phosphatase family protein yields the protein MSRSTPPRPTPGRRQFLQLAAAGGAAVVLSAAPGTAWAAPTAGRTRCYVLVVDGCRPDEITPALTPRLADLRAAGTNFPAARSLPVMETIPNHVMMMSGVRPDRSGVPANAIYDRAEGVVRDLDRSTDLHFPTILDRLQERGLTTGSVLSKKYLYGIFGARASYRWEPQPVLPVTGHAPDAATMDALLAMAGGPDPDFVFTNLGDIDRVGHSDLSGTTLRAARESALADTDLQVGRFIDHLKGTGKWESSVVMVLADHSMDWSIPTNVVSVDLVLQSRPELQHNVRIAQNGGADLLYWTGPDAERAAGMAAVEQLVSAHEGVLSVHKPVDLRLGTEAGDLVAYCRAGWRFSDPYVASNPIPGNHGHPATEPIPFFISGGSPLVAPGTVSSEHARTIDVAPTIGTIYGLKAPDGGYDGTSRSGSLRL from the coding sequence GTGAGCCGTTCAACACCCCCACGCCCGACGCCGGGACGCCGGCAGTTCCTGCAGCTCGCCGCTGCCGGCGGTGCCGCCGTCGTTCTTTCCGCCGCACCAGGAACGGCGTGGGCCGCACCGACCGCGGGACGGACCCGGTGCTACGTGCTCGTGGTGGACGGCTGCCGCCCGGACGAGATCACCCCCGCGCTGACGCCGCGGCTGGCTGACCTGCGTGCAGCCGGCACCAACTTCCCGGCGGCACGGTCCCTCCCGGTCATGGAGACCATTCCCAACCACGTGATGATGATGAGCGGCGTGCGACCGGACCGCTCTGGCGTTCCGGCCAACGCGATCTACGATAGGGCCGAGGGTGTGGTCCGCGACCTCGACCGGTCCACGGACCTGCACTTCCCGACCATTCTGGACCGCTTGCAGGAGCGCGGGCTCACCACCGGCTCGGTGCTGAGCAAGAAGTACCTCTATGGCATCTTCGGAGCCAGGGCAAGCTACCGGTGGGAACCGCAGCCGGTGCTTCCGGTAACCGGCCATGCTCCCGATGCCGCCACGATGGACGCCCTGCTGGCGATGGCAGGCGGGCCGGATCCGGACTTCGTGTTCACAAACTTGGGCGACATTGACCGCGTGGGCCACTCCGACCTTTCCGGCACCACGCTGCGAGCCGCCCGGGAATCCGCACTGGCGGACACGGACCTGCAGGTGGGCCGCTTCATCGACCATCTCAAAGGCACGGGCAAGTGGGAGTCCAGTGTGGTGATGGTGCTCGCCGACCACTCCATGGACTGGTCCATCCCCACGAACGTGGTTTCCGTCGACCTGGTCCTGCAGTCCCGTCCGGAGTTGCAGCACAACGTCAGGATCGCCCAGAACGGCGGGGCTGACCTGCTCTACTGGACCGGTCCTGATGCAGAGCGTGCGGCCGGTATGGCTGCCGTCGAACAGTTAGTCAGCGCCCATGAGGGAGTGCTGTCCGTCCATAAACCGGTGGACCTGCGGCTGGGGACCGAGGCCGGAGACCTCGTAGCCTACTGCCGCGCCGGCTGGCGTTTCTCCGACCCGTATGTGGCTTCCAACCCGATCCCGGGAAACCACGGACACCCCGCCACCGAACCCATCCCCTTCTTCATCTCCGGCGGCAGCCCGCTGGTGGCACCCGGGACGGTGTCCTCGGAGCATGCAAGGACTATCGATGTTGCACCGACCATCGGCACCATTTACGGGCTCAAAGCCCCGGACGGCGGGTATGACGGAACTTCGCGGTCCGGCTCCCTGCGGCTCTGA
- a CDS encoding putative hydro-lyase, which produces MNQATALMAPSDARLKFRNGLVTPTSGWSDGYTQANLIAVAADYADEFIEFCRLNPKACPVIDIIPAGRHESVLAAGSDIRSDVPAYRIWVDGELADEVTDATSVWRDDMVGVLIGCSFTFEAALASEGIPLRHTETGRNVPMYRTNIECTPAGRIHGPMVVSMRPMLPGLVDTAIRVTSEVPKVHGSPVHVGSPEDLGIADINRPDFGDAVEIRPGEVPVFWACGVTPQSAVMASRPSFAISHAPGHMFITDVPESNYREPAGVSL; this is translated from the coding sequence ATGAACCAGGCAACCGCCCTCATGGCGCCCTCCGACGCACGCCTGAAGTTCCGCAACGGCCTGGTCACCCCCACCTCCGGATGGAGCGACGGATACACGCAGGCGAACCTGATTGCCGTGGCGGCCGACTACGCCGATGAATTCATTGAATTCTGCCGGCTCAATCCCAAGGCCTGCCCCGTCATCGACATCATCCCGGCGGGGCGTCACGAAAGCGTCCTCGCCGCAGGATCGGACATCCGCAGCGACGTCCCGGCCTACCGCATATGGGTGGACGGCGAACTTGCCGACGAAGTCACCGATGCGACGTCGGTCTGGCGTGATGACATGGTGGGCGTCCTTATTGGCTGCAGCTTCACTTTTGAGGCCGCCCTCGCCAGCGAGGGCATCCCGCTGCGGCACACCGAAACCGGCCGCAACGTGCCCATGTACCGTACGAACATTGAGTGCACCCCTGCGGGACGCATCCACGGTCCGATGGTGGTCTCCATGCGTCCCATGCTGCCGGGGCTGGTCGACACGGCCATCCGGGTGACGTCGGAAGTCCCGAAGGTCCACGGCAGCCCGGTTCATGTCGGGTCTCCCGAAGATCTTGGCATCGCCGACATCAACCGCCCCGACTTTGGAGACGCGGTGGAGATCCGGCCAGGGGAGGTGCCGGTCTTCTGGGCCTGCGGGGTGACCCCGCAAAGCGCCGTGATGGCATCCAGGCCCTCGTTTGCCATCAGCCACGCCCCCGGGCATATGTTCATCACGGATGTTCCCGAGAGCAACTACCGGGAACCGGCAGGAGTGTCATTGTGA
- a CDS encoding CsbD family protein, which translates to MGLGDKIDNAAEKLGGKGKEAAGEAKGDPGLKAEGQADQSKADLKQAGEKVKDAFKE; encoded by the coding sequence ATGGGTCTGGGAGACAAGATCGATAACGCTGCCGAGAAGCTTGGGGGCAAGGGCAAGGAAGCTGCCGGAGAAGCCAAGGGCGATCCGGGCCTGAAGGCCGAAGGTCAGGCTGATCAAAGCAAAGCCGACCTGAAGCAGGCCGGCGAGAAGGTCAAGGACGCCTTCAAGGAATAG
- a CDS encoding Na+/H+ antiporter, with product MEIALGLLVLVAVVCAGSALGRKLNVSVPLLLVLAGVAGSFLPFVPRIELNPELVLVGLLPPLLYAAALRTSLFDFGSNRRAIGLLSVGYVIFGTLTVGFVVWWLFPEIPLAAAIALGAVVAPPDAVAATAIARKVGMPRRIVTILEGESLVNDATALVCLRAAIAAIAGSVSAAGIAGGFLLAAGGGLVVGLAAAYVLTELRKRIRNVPINTSTSLIAPFVAYLPAEAIHASGVLAVVVTGLVMGTKAPSMPNGAARLSQRSNWNTVQFLLENSVFLLIGLQVRTIIEGVQDDSLGAGRIWAGCAVILLAVLLLRPVWVFPATYLPRLIPAVRRKDPAPPWQFAAIVSWAGMRGVVTLAAVLVLPADLEHRSVLILAAMVVVGGTLTLQGFTLPALVRLLRVQGPDQREDALNQASLMQLATAAGVQRLQELRSDDDPPEVVAMLKRRTQERGLAAWERLGRPTAEAATPSQRYAQLRLAMLEAERAKVLELRRGGEYAHEVLSEVLDRLDVEESMLDLSLDELDTSGEGGGEGIARPGGVCGHLESARSPEVPRDPFCADCHREGTTPVHLRMCLACGNVGCCDSSPGTHASRHFAATGHPVMRSIEPGEDWRWCYEDDLLG from the coding sequence ATGGAGATCGCACTGGGACTGCTGGTTCTCGTGGCCGTTGTCTGCGCCGGCAGCGCACTCGGCCGGAAGCTCAACGTGTCCGTCCCCCTGCTGCTGGTGCTGGCCGGCGTCGCTGGTTCTTTCCTCCCCTTCGTCCCACGCATTGAACTCAATCCCGAATTGGTCCTCGTCGGGCTGTTGCCGCCGCTGCTGTACGCGGCCGCGCTGCGGACCTCGCTCTTCGATTTCGGCTCCAACCGGCGCGCCATCGGGCTGCTTTCAGTGGGCTACGTCATTTTCGGAACCCTCACCGTGGGCTTTGTGGTCTGGTGGCTGTTCCCGGAGATCCCGCTGGCCGCCGCGATCGCCCTCGGCGCCGTCGTCGCGCCGCCCGACGCAGTGGCCGCGACCGCCATCGCCCGGAAAGTGGGGATGCCGCGCCGGATCGTCACCATCCTCGAAGGCGAATCCCTGGTCAACGATGCCACCGCACTCGTCTGCCTCCGCGCCGCCATCGCGGCGATCGCCGGGTCCGTGTCCGCGGCCGGGATCGCCGGCGGCTTCCTGCTGGCGGCAGGCGGCGGACTGGTGGTGGGCCTCGCCGCCGCCTACGTACTGACCGAGCTCCGCAAGCGGATCCGAAACGTCCCGATCAACACCTCGACGTCGCTGATAGCCCCGTTCGTCGCCTACCTCCCCGCCGAGGCAATCCACGCTTCCGGGGTGCTCGCCGTCGTCGTCACCGGGCTCGTGATGGGCACCAAAGCGCCGTCCATGCCCAACGGCGCCGCCCGGCTGAGCCAGCGCAGCAACTGGAACACGGTGCAGTTCCTGCTGGAAAACTCCGTGTTCCTGCTGATCGGCTTGCAGGTCCGCACCATCATCGAGGGCGTCCAGGACGATTCGCTGGGCGCCGGACGGATCTGGGCAGGCTGCGCCGTGATCCTGCTGGCGGTGCTGCTGCTGCGGCCGGTGTGGGTCTTCCCGGCGACCTACCTGCCCCGGCTGATCCCGGCTGTGCGGCGAAAGGATCCGGCGCCGCCGTGGCAGTTCGCCGCGATCGTGTCCTGGGCGGGGATGCGCGGGGTGGTGACGCTGGCCGCGGTGCTGGTGCTGCCCGCCGACCTGGAGCACCGCTCCGTGCTGATCCTGGCCGCGATGGTGGTGGTGGGCGGGACCCTGACGCTGCAGGGCTTCACCTTGCCTGCGCTGGTCCGGTTGCTCCGGGTTCAGGGTCCGGACCAGCGCGAGGACGCCTTGAACCAGGCCTCCCTGATGCAGTTGGCCACCGCCGCCGGAGTGCAGCGGCTGCAGGAACTGCGCAGCGACGATGACCCGCCGGAGGTGGTCGCGATGCTGAAGCGGCGGACCCAGGAGCGCGGGCTGGCGGCCTGGGAGCGGCTCGGCCGGCCGACGGCGGAGGCCGCGACCCCGAGCCAGCGCTATGCCCAGCTGCGGCTTGCCATGCTGGAAGCTGAGCGGGCCAAGGTGCTGGAGCTGCGGCGCGGAGGCGAGTACGCGCACGAAGTACTCAGCGAGGTCCTGGACCGGCTGGACGTTGAGGAGTCGATGCTCGACCTCTCACTGGATGAGCTGGATACTTCCGGCGAGGGCGGCGGGGAAGGCATCGCGCGCCCGGGCGGGGTGTGCGGCCACCTCGAGTCCGCCCGGTCCCCGGAGGTGCCGCGCGACCCCTTCTGCGCGGACTGCCACCGGGAAGGGACGACGCCGGTCCACCTCAGGATGTGCCTGGCCTGCGGAAACGTGGGGTGCTGCGACTCCTCCCCCGGAACGCACGCGTCCCGGCACTTCGCGGCCACCGGCCACCCTGTGATGCGGAGCATCGAGCCGGGTGAAGACTGGCGCTGGTGCTATGAGGACGACCTGCTGGGGTGA